The DNA region GGTGTTCACCCCGTTCATCTGAGCAACGACCAGGTCAACCAGAAAATCACCAGCGACCGGAGCCGTTTTAAATTGGTTTCCGCTCGTACCGATCGCTATGAAGACACCTGGCTGATCAGTCTTATCAAAAATCGGTAGCCAGTCATCAGTGACGTCATAGAGACCGGCAACGCCCTTAGGAATCGCTGTAAGCGCAAGCGAAGGAATGCGTCTTGCAGCTCGCCCGGCCTGGCGATACCAACCATCGCGAGTTGCATCGCTCCGATATTTATTTGAGTCAGAAATGAGCTCTTCACCGTCAACCGGGTCTCCCGATGAACCGACCATGAACCCATCTTTGCCCTCTGGCCGAAAGTTAATACCAAGGTCACCGTCAACAATATGGGCCGGGTTTTTGATTTCTTCAGAGGCCGTTACATGGTGTAGCTCTTGGCGAATAATGCGCTGCCCAACAGTAAAGTCATTACCCACGCCCAGAAGCCGGTTAACTTCTATCGAGGCGGGTCCAGCCGCATTAACGACGTTCGCCGACTCGAGCACATTGCCATCCTGTAAGGTCAACTGCCAGTTTCCACCTGCACCGCGAGAAGCGCCCACAACGCGTTGCCCCATAACAAAGTGTGCGCCAAGCCTGCGAGCTTTTTGCGCAAGATTCTGTGCTGCGAGAGCGGGGTCAGCAACGTACCCTGAGCTCGCGGTATGCAACGCCCGTTCGATCAGGCCGTCGGGTTCTTTCCAAAACTCTTCGGAGTCGGGGTGAGCCGGCGGCCCGAACTTCTCAAGGTCTGCCCATGGCAGTTCTTCTTGCAACGTATCGTGGCCAAGGAACGAAAAGCCAATGCCATTTGCTTCGAGCACCGCAGCATACTTATCGAGGGTCTCGTTGTGGTCTTCAAGAATGAACGTGCCACATTGGACAAACTCAGCAGCAGCTTCACTCGCAGGAACCCCAACAAAATCGCGCCAGTTCTTCCACGCAAATACTGACTCATGCGACATAAGACTGCTTGCAAAGTCACCGGCATGAACACGAACGATTCCAGCCGAAGCGCTCGTCGACCCAAACCCCGGCGTGGGGTTCGCGTCGATGACGGCAACGCTCAAGCCACGTTGAGCCGCGGCCACCGCGATTGACGTGCCGACGATTCCGGCCCCGATAATCGCGAGGTCAACACTATGACCTCTGAGATGAGCAGTTTGCATTTCCCCTCCATCGCCTTTGACTGAATACAGGAAAATTAACAAACTCTTCCCACCATTTGGCAATAGTTTCCGCCTAGCGGGAAACAAAATTATTTCCTGGGTAGCTACCAAAGCTAGGAAGGCCCGGCGGCTCCTCAAGAACTAGGGTTCGCTCAGTGAGTATGCGTTCGCCGGCTGAACATGAAAACGCGTCGATTCGATACTCAGTCGGCGAAACAATGCTCAGTCGGCGCACCCACGCCCGCTCGGCGGCGGAGGATGGTCGGCGAGCTACGCCTCCGCCGCGCGCCAGTGCCGCTGGAGCGCACGCCCGCCGGCGAGGCACGAGAAGTAGCAGAGCGTGGCTGCCGCGCAGAAGATGAGCAGCGGCACAATGCGCGGGGCGTCACGCAAGATGGTTACGCCCCACAGGGAGAAGCTCACGAGCGTGATGAGGGCGGCGGCGACGGGCGGCCAATCGCTGAGGGGCAGCATCGTCGGGTAAGTGACTTTTGAGACGAAGCGCAGGTGGAAGCTGCTGGCGATCCACCCAGCAATGTTCGCGAGGGCAATGGTCGCGGCAATTGCCGGAACCACGAGGTGCGAGGGCAGGGCGAGCGAGGCGATGAGCGTTCCGGTGACGGTGACCGAGGCGACCGTGAGTTGGGCGTAGAACGGCGCCTTTGCGTTGTTGCGGGCGAGGCTCACGCGGTTGAGCAGGTAGGTCTGGCTGATGGCGAGCACCCCGACGGCGAGTATCTGGGCGACGGTGCCGACGTGCGGGGTGCCCCAGGCGATGAGCGAGAGGGTTGGCGCCGTCAGCACGATCACGACGACGGCGAAGAGCATGAGGCTGTTGATCTTGCGGCTCACCGAGGCCGCCCCGTCGATGAATCGTGGATCGTTCGGCGTCGAAGCGTTCAGGGCGATGTCGGGAAACGCGCTGGTCACGAGCGCGACCGTGAACACCCCGTGCGGCACGAGCACGATGAGCGTTGCCGTCGCGAGCGTGTTGAAGCTCGCACCGTCGGCGCCCGCGAGGTTGATGGCCTCGCCCGCGGCGTTTGCCACGTTAGCGATCGTGATGGTCGCGACCTGGCCGAAGATCGCCCCGGCGAAGGTCCACCCCGCGAGCTCTGAGACGAGCCGCATGCCTGAGACCGAGAAACGCAATCGCAAGCGAATGCCCGAGCGCGCGGTCGCGATGATGAGTATCGCGGTTTGCACGGCGGTCGCGAGCGTCGCTGACCCGCACAGCACGGCGACCATCGTGGGGCTCCAGCTCTCGACTGGCCCGAGGCCTGAGGGCAGCAGCCAGGCAAAGACCAGCAGCCCAGCGATGCCGACGAGGTTCGAGCAGGCGGGCGCCCACGCCGCAGCCTGAAAGCGTTTGTTGGCATTGAGCACCTGCGAGAGCACCGCAAACACGATGAGAAAGAACAGCTGTGGAATGCACCAGTACATCATCTGTACCGTGAGCCCCTTCCACGCGGGGCTCCACTGGTAGGCGTAGAGGTTCACGAGCAGCGGCGCACCGATCATGAGCAGCGCCGTAACCGCGAGGCCGCCCCACAGCGCGATCGTGAAGAGCTGGTTGACGAACCGCTGCCCCTGCTCGCCCTGCTGCATCGCCCTCACGAGGCTCGGCAAGAGCACCGCGCCGAGCACCCCGCTCGAGATGAGCGTGAA from Leucobacter sp. UCMA 4100 includes:
- a CDS encoding NAD(P)/FAD-dependent oxidoreductase, producing MPNGGKSLLIFLYSVKGDGGEMQTAHLRGHSVDLAIIGAGIVGTSIAVAAAQRGLSVAVIDANPTPGFGSTSASAGIVRVHAGDFASSLMSHESVFAWKNWRDFVGVPASEAAAEFVQCGTFILEDHNETLDKYAAVLEANGIGFSFLGHDTLQEELPWADLEKFGPPAHPDSEEFWKEPDGLIERALHTASSGYVADPALAAQNLAQKARRLGAHFVMGQRVVGASRGAGGNWQLTLQDGNVLESANVVNAAGPASIEVNRLLGVGNDFTVGQRIIRQELHHVTASEEIKNPAHIVDGDLGINFRPEGKDGFMVGSSGDPVDGEELISDSNKYRSDATRDGWYRQAGRAARRIPSLALTAIPKGVAGLYDVTDDWLPIFDKTDQPGVFIAIGTSGNQFKTAPVAGDFLVDLVVAQMNGVNTDEHPLEVHLKEAGQSIQTSVFSRLRTVNDGGMRG
- the murJ gene encoding murein biosynthesis integral membrane protein MurJ; the protein is MLTQFAPRLRGPAFGIALAVLVSRLLGFVKVVVLVAVIGGTAAHVGGQAFEVASSVPQYVFTLISSGVLGAVLLPSLVRAMQQGEQGQRFVNQLFTIALWGGLAVTALLMIGAPLLVNLYAYQWSPAWKGLTVQMMYWCIPQLFFLIVFAVLSQVLNANKRFQAAAWAPACSNLVGIAGLLVFAWLLPSGLGPVESWSPTMVAVLCGSATLATAVQTAILIIATARSGIRLRLRFSVSGMRLVSELAGWTFAGAIFGQVATITIANVANAAGEAINLAGADGASFNTLATATLIVLVPHGVFTVALVTSAFPDIALNASTPNDPRFIDGAASVSRKINSLMLFAVVVIVLTAPTLSLIAWGTPHVGTVAQILAVGVLAISQTYLLNRVSLARNNAKAPFYAQLTVASVTVTGTLIASLALPSHLVVPAIAATIALANIAGWIASSFHLRFVSKVTYPTMLPLSDWPPVAAALITLVSFSLWGVTILRDAPRIVPLLIFCAAATLCYFSCLAGGRALQRHWRAAEA